The Gloeobacter morelensis MG652769 genome contains the following window.
CAGATATTTCAGGTACTCGGTCTCGGGGATGTGCAGCAAGATCGGGTGATCGGGCGCCTGGCCGCGCTGTTCGACCAGACAGGCGGTGCGGCCGGTGTCCTGGGCAGCGTCGCGGATGACGTCGCGGAACATCTCCATGCTCAGGTGGGACGAGCACGAGCAGGTGACCAGGATCCCCCCCGGGGTAAGCAGTTTCATCGCCCGCAGGTTGATCTCTTTGTAACCGCGCAAAGCCCCCTCCAGCACGCTGCGGCTTTTGGCGAAGGCGGGCGGATCGAGAATAATCATCTCGAAGCGCCGACCCTCCCGGTCGAACTCGCGCAAGACATCGAAGGCGTTGGCGGTGAGCGCCCGGCATTGCTCGCCCACCCCGTTGAGCTGGGCGTTCTGCTCGGCGATGGCGGTGGCCGCCTCGGCGATATCGACGTTGAGCACCGAACTGGCCCCGGCCAGGGCGCAGTGCACACCGAAGGCGCCGGTGTAGCCGAAGGCGTTGAGTACGCTGCGCCCCTCGGCAAAGCGGGCGGCGTGCTGGCGGTTGAAGCGCTGATCGAGAAAAAGGCCCGTCTTTTGCCCCTGCTGAATGTCCACCAGGAGCCGGGCGGAACCTTCTTCGATCTCGACTAAGGTCGGCGGCGGCTCGCCCCACAGACAACCCACCCGCTCCTTGAGCCCTTCCAGGCGGCGCACTGGCGCGTCGGAGCGCTCGAAGATACCCAGAGGCGAGCCCAGTTCCGCCAGACACTCGACGATCACCTCGCGCCAGGGCTCAAGCCCCAGCGCCAATAGCTGCACGACGACAAAATCGCCGTAGCGATCGACCGTGAGCCCCGGCAGGCCGTCCGCCTCGCCGTGGATCCAGCGGAAAGTCTTCACCTGCGGCCCCAAAAAACGGTGCCGGTGCTCCAGGGCCTTGCCGAACCGTTCGATCCACCAGGCTCGGTCGATCACCACATCCGCGCCGCGCTCCAGATAGCGCACCGCGATTTGTGACTGGCGGTTGAGAAATCCCCGCCCGCAAAAGCGGCCCTGGGCATCGAGCACATCGACCATGCTGCCGTCCGCCACCTGCTCAAGCGACGGAAAGCGGGCGACTTCACTCGCAAAGATCCACGGATGGGTGCGGCGGTTGCGGCGTTGGGGCTTCAGCTGCACCGCCCCGGGCGCACTCACCGGAACCTCCCGGCGCGCAACACGGTTGCGCACCTGGAGGAAAAAACTGCTATACGTTGCTGAAACATTGGACAACCCCTCTGCGGGAATAATACAGACGAAACAACAGTTTTGTCAGCGGCGGCCGGGTTCGGGCGGATCGAGAACCCAGCGCAACAATTGACCGACAAGACTGACGCGTGGCACCTGGTGGGCCACCAGGGGCGGGTGCGGGTCCGACAACTGGCCGGGTTGGCCGCCGCCGAATTCGCGACTTTCGTCTGTACCAGCCGCACAGCGGCAGAGTTGCAAAATTCCCCGGCCTATCGTCCGGCCGAAGCCGACGACGAACCGGGCACAGGCCTCCTGGGTTTTGACGATCAGAACCTGGACGTCTTCGATATCGCTGCG
Protein-coding sequences here:
- a CDS encoding class I SAM-dependent rRNA methyltransferase, which codes for MSAPGAVQLKPQRRNRRTHPWIFASEVARFPSLEQVADGSMVDVLDAQGRFCGRGFLNRQSQIAVRYLERGADVVIDRAWWIERFGKALEHRHRFLGPQVKTFRWIHGEADGLPGLTVDRYGDFVVVQLLALGLEPWREVIVECLAELGSPLGIFERSDAPVRRLEGLKERVGCLWGEPPPTLVEIEEGSARLLVDIQQGQKTGLFLDQRFNRQHAARFAEGRSVLNAFGYTGAFGVHCALAGASSVLNVDIAEAATAIAEQNAQLNGVGEQCRALTANAFDVLREFDREGRRFEMIILDPPAFAKSRSVLEGALRGYKEINLRAMKLLTPGGILVTCSCSSHLSMEMFRDVIRDAAQDTGRTACLVEQRGQAPDHPILLHIPETEYLKYLLISID